A single genomic interval of Littorina saxatilis isolate snail1 linkage group LG17, US_GU_Lsax_2.0, whole genome shotgun sequence harbors:
- the LOC138952659 gene encoding G-protein coupled receptor GRL101-like yields the protein MGPSVDGLEQKPRPEEQLPKSVQLPVPANMSWSVPVFRCPAQHVVHSFLACDARSQCWAEQESSREGWDGPSVTSCSASMTSFPPSLGCSSGEGDTPYTLVCDHRPDCPDGSDEDFCVFPPCGGQTPLPCKGKSKQCYGKDGRCDGKEDCVGSSSDELNCYHYQAGTVQRFKNFDPPAIIDFIGKGSYTITRIDHFTGCPETHFQCPGGGFCLPVFTICNGVYDCPDHEDELGCDGYQCQGFYRCRGSKVCLHSKHLCDGMHQCPRHDDELLCDLLCPTGCTCHGLAFTCRDHFLAEQHPDLRYLDASDSFMTLDKFAHNEMLIHLSVARGGLKNISGLMLPNLRSLDVSENELTFVSEDHFNQTLNLKILILVGNPLTSFASSAGHVPIPQVEILDLSYVQMPSLNATGLLFHDSLRTLNLTECGVKTIATDGFQSLPNLESLDLRGCPISVTPYGLFRGLNKLRQVWSDNYRLCCPDTLPTGVAEIHCQSPEDLVSSCDDLLGSVFRRVFTNMHSLLSVLGNLALIISRRRTAKREDKATSMEMMVDHLMCSGTVMGVYLAIISLADIVHRGSYGLEDRAWRDGAMCEAAGFLLLLSSLVSVVVMFLITVDRVIAVCPRFSRQGFSNTCCLILLAVTWIAALALSSVPLAPHAQLDTPLHSQTALCNPFLALSSEDATVLFFHFLIAFTIILVSLTAAGQAYVLFLIRSNARALFIGSNKATALVASQRALNITFFHVITWVVVPWVWVLDAAHGVPVPDEVRVVVAVAVQPVSSVLLPVMHVLSLRLEDSRQQQRARVLKRLGLKNTTTTGASSHRTSLPDRPSRVEDK from the exons ATGGGCCCTTCAGTCGATGGCCTGGAACAGAAACCTCGTCCAGAAGAACAGCTTCCAAAGTCAGTTCAGCTACCTGTGCCAGCAAACATGTCCTGGAGTGTCCCTGTGTTTCGGTGTCCTGCACAGCACGTGGTGCATTCGTTCCTGGCCTGCGATGCTCGCAGTCAATGCTGGGCCGAGCAGGAAAGCAGCAGGGAAGGCTGGGATGGCCCTTCCGTCACTTCCTGCTCTGCGTCAATGACGTCATTTCCTCCATCGCTAGGGTGCTCCAGTGGCGAAGGCGACACGCCGTACACGCTGGTGTGTGACCACAGGCCAGACTGTCCGGACGGCAGTGATGAGGATTTCTGTGTCTTTCCACCTTGTGGCGGTCAAACACCTTTACCGTGCAAGGGGAAGAGCAAGCAG TGCTACGGAAAGGACGGTCGCTGCGATGGCAAAGAAGACTGCGTTGGTTCCTCGTCGGACGAACTTAATTGTTACCATTACCAGGCCGGGACGGTCCAACGCTTCAAGAACTTTGACCCACCCGCAATCATCGACTTTATTGGTAAAGGCAGTTACACCATCACACGCATAGATCACTTCACTGGGTGTCCAGAAACCCACTTCCAGTGTCCTGGGGGAGGGTTCTGTCTGCCCGTCTTCACCATCTGTAACGGGGTGTACGACTGTCCGGATCACGAGGACGAACTGGGGTGTGACGGGTACCAGTGTCAGGGTTTCTACCGCTGCAGAGGTTCTAAAGTGTGCCTGCATTCCAAGCACCTGTGTGACGGCATGCACCAATGTCCCAGACACGACGACGAGTTGCTGTGTGACCTGCTTTGTCCCACAGGCTGCACGTGTCACGGGCTGGCGTTCACCTGTCGTGACCACTTTTTAGCTGAGCAGCATCCTGACTTGCGCTATCTGGATGCCAGTGACAGCTTCATGACTCTTGATAAGTTTGCGCACAACGAGATGTTGATTCATCTTAGTGTTGCTAGAGGTGGACTGAAAAATATCTCTGGGCTTATGCTGCCGAATCTGCGAAGCTTGGATGTCAGTGAAAACGAATTGACTTTTGTCAGCGAGGACCATTTCAACCAGACTCTGAACCTTAAAATCCTCATCCTGGTCGGTAACCCACTGACATCCTTTGCGAGCAGTGCCGGCCATGTTCCAATACCTCAGGTTGAAATCCTTGACCTGTCTTATGTGCAAATGCCATCGTTGAACGCCACTGGTCTCCTGTTTCATGACAGTCTCCGCACGCTTAATCTGACAGAGTGTGGGGTAAAAACAATAGCAACAGACGGATTTCAAAGTCTTCCAAACCTCGAGAGTTTAGACCTGAGAGGATGTCCTATATCCGTTACTCCCTACGGTCTGTTTCGAGGACTAAACAAACTTCGGCAAGTGTGGTCAGACAACTACAGGCTTTGCTGTCCTGACACTCTGCCTACAGGCGTTGCAGAGATACACTGCCAGTCACCCGAGGATCTTGTCTCTTCGTGTGATGACTTGCTCGGCTCCGTGTTTCGCCGTGTTTTCACCAACATGCACTCTCTCTTGTCTGTGCTGGGAAACCTGGCACTCATCATATCACGACGTCGGACCGCCAAACGGGAAGACAAGGCAACCAGTATGGAGATGATGGTAGATCACCTGATGTGCTCCGGGACTGTGATGGGTGTCTACCTGGCCATCATTTCTCTGGCCGATATCGTGCACAGGGGGAGTTACGGCCTTGAGGACCGGGCATGGAGAGATGGCGCCATGTGTGAAGCCGCCGGGTTTCTGCTTCTCCTGTCTAGTCTTGTATCTGTCGTTGTTATGTTTCTTATCACTGTTGATCGTGTCATCGCGGTGTGTCCGCGCTTCAGTCGTCAAGGCTTTTCTAACACTTGCTGTCTGATCCTGCTCGCTGTGACCTGGATTGCAGCTCTTGCTCTCTCTTCCGTACCATTAGCACCTCATGCGCAGCTGGACACGCCTCTACACAGTCAGACAGCTCTTTGTAACCCGTTCCTAGCACTAAGTTCTGAGGATGCCACAGTTCTCTTCTTTCACTTTTTGATTGCTTTTACAATTATTCTAGTATCCCTGACGGCAGCTGGACAGGCGTATGTACTCTTCCTCATCCGCTCCAACGCACGAGCCTTGTTCATTGGCTCGAACAAGGCAACAGCGCTCGTGGCTTCCCAAAGAGCTCTCAACATCACCTTCTTCCACGTGATCACCTGGGTCGTAGTTCCCTGGGTCTGGGTGCTGGATGCCGCTCATGGAGTTCCAGTCCCCGACGAGGTGCgagtggtggtggcggtggctGTGCAGCCTGTCAGCTCCGTCCTGCTCCCCGTCATGCACGTGCTGAGTCTACGGCTGGAAGACAGCCGACAGCAACAGCGGGCACGCGTCTTGAAGCGCCTGGGACTGAAGAACACCACTACTACGGGTGCAAGTTCACACAGGACGTCGTTGCCAGACAGACCTTCTCGAGTCGAGGACAAGTAA
- the LOC138951700 gene encoding micronuclear linker histone polyprotein-like, with translation MPTDHERSKGGTAYPGEHEDSDSTNQAHVQKAPSVESIVASQKGVSSEINADTQKGTPPESIADSQKDSSSDISPNIQKRLSSESNLDFKKRPSLESIPEVTPSENSVAETKQEDHDKLATYSEVDKREAGSHSSAGTEGKRSTLKTESPQTNQSKSTTSEALGSPISSSEAQSKAMPGVSYTGGKHGGEFSNDPLNMHANSIINQNATDGSETKNQTPSTNKNIDNEKIAHKEKSGPQKQAKEEQETSRTAATKTGVFSASNGSASTKVNQKDTDSMETRSDSKSPRRGVSGKQQNTRHSRLDLAKEDQKHAKRTPSASSKSPKAESRIPRSLMQRHHNRGDKAHDTSEDKPQNHTGSKTGSADALTKKENMMENEKPKPPETNTPNQEGPKGIKPGEGNEQKPANDNERSVEHQTEPNVSAEKMTTATNNSPDVTTISSKEKADSVHPVTKSQTGGKPANGLIQNHSHKDFSTLDSTGEEDEQQKKAHAILSRAVMKKANSSKTETQKIKEEQKKEVKKEEEESEEKLKAQALFNKAVLRRLASVEQKPPGQTSSTQPNITDLNSSLNSSAGAKSLNSSSSGPAHHPRPAHKTHSMQSLAVPAPGIGPTPLEVDDRVSLGSRRDSVRQSMDSSGSRKSVDYRLQTSQVVSAGGGEEKPKSVTWHDDSMIRAAIPALPLPLAVVCLILNIVLPGSGTVVSGMSVLCCSQSRISSKGDTKANTVCVNIFVGAAQLGTVTFFLVGWFWSLAWGVKMVILAVEHREELKQQREKELQALALRAFGSPGNMRRLPV, from the exons ATGCCAACAGACCATGAAAGAAGCAAAGGTGGCACAGCTTACCCCGGTGAGCACGAAGACAGCGACAGTACCAACCAGGCACACGTCCAGAAGGCACCATCTGTGGAAAGCATTGTAGCCAGTCAAAAAGGAGTGTCCTCTGAAATCAACGCTGACACTCAGAAAGGCACACCACCTGAAAGCATCGCAGATTCACAAAAAGACAGCTCTTCGGATATCTCTCCAAACATCCAGAAAAGACTTTCTTCAGAAAGCAATCTTGACTTCAAGAAACGACCTTCTCTGGAAAGCATCCCAGAAGTGACGCCTTCAGAAAACAGTGTGGCAGAAACGAAACAGGAGGACCACGACAAACTTGCAACTTACAGCGAGGTGGATAAAAGAGAAGCTGGGTCCCACTCCTCTGCTGGCACAGAAGGAAAGAGGAGCACCTTGAAAACTGAAAGTCCTCAGACCAATCAATCAAAATCTACGACAAGTGAGGCACTTGGTTCACCTATCAGTTCCTCTGAAGCACAATCGAAAGCAATGCCTGGCGTGAGCTATACTGGAGGTAAACACGGGGGAGAGTTCTCAAACGACCCGTTAAACATGCATGCAAACAGCATAATTAATCAAAATGCTACTGATGGCAGTGAGACAAAGAATCAAACACCCAGCACGAACAAAAACATTGACAACGAGAAGATCGCTCACAAAGAAAAAAGCGGCCCACAGAAGCAAGCGAAAGAAGAACAGGAGACTTCGCGAACAGCAGCAACTAAAACTGGAGTTTTCTCGGCTAGCAATGGATCAGCCAGTACAAAAGTGAATCAGAAAGACACTGACTCCATGGAGACGCGTTCTGACAGCAAATCACCAAGAAGAGGGGTAAGCGGAAAACAACAGAACACTAGACACAGCAGACTTGACCTAGCAAAGGAAGACCAGAAACACGCGAAAAGGACGCCTTCAGCCTCATCCAAATCTCCCAAAGCGGAGTCCAGAATCCCGAGAAGTTTGATGCAGAGGCATCACAACAGAGGCGATAAGGCTCATGATACGAGCGAGGACAAACCCCAGAATCACACAGGCTCCAAGACTGGTTCAGCCGATGCGttaacaaagaaagagaacatGATGGAAAACGAAAAGCCGAAACcaccagaaacaaacacacccaACCAAGAGGGACCCAAAGGAATCAAACCAGGAGAAGGAAATGAACAGAAACCAGCAAATGATAATGAAAGAAGCGTAGAGCACCAAACAGAACCAAACGTTTCTGCTGAAAAGATGACCACAGCAACCAACAATTCTCCCGACGTAACAACCATTAGTTCCAAAGAGAAAGCAGACTCAGTTCATCCTGTTACAAAATCCCAGACCGGTGGAAAACCAGCTAATGGATTGATTCAGAACCACAGTCACAAAGACTTCTCAACGTTGGACAGTACGGGAGAGGAAGATGAACAGCAGAAGAAGGCCCACgctattctcagccgagctgtCATGAAAAAAGCGAACAGCTCCAAAACcgaaacacagaaaataaaggAGGAGCAGAAGAAGGAGGTaaagaaggaggaagaggaaagcGAGGAGAAACTGAAAGCCCAGGCCCTTTTCAACAAAGCCGTGCTAAGGCGTCTAGCCAGCGTGGAACAGAAACCGCCAGGGCAGACCTCCTCCACCCAACCCAACATCACCGATCTCAACTCCAGCTTGAACTCAAGCGCGGGGGCAAAATCCTTAAACTCCTCCTCTTCCGGCCCCGCCCACCACCCTCGCCCCGCCCACAAGACCCATAGCATGCAGTCATTGGCTGTTCCCGCGCCTGGCATTGGCCCCACGCCTTTAGAGGTGGACGACAGAGTGTCCCTGGGATCTAGGAGAGATTCCGTCCGACAGTCCATGGATTCTTCAGGCTCGCGTAAATCTGTGGACTACAGACTGCAGACGTCGCAGGTGGTGTcggcggggggaggggaggaaaAGCCCAAGTCTGTGACGTGGCACGATGACTCCATGATCCGTGCCGCCATCCccgccctccccctcccactgGCTGTCGTCTGTCTCATCCTCAACATCGTCCTGCCCGGTTCAG GCACGGTGGTGAGCGGCATGTCGGTGCTGTGCTGCAGCCAGTCCCGCATCTCCAGCAAGGGCGACACCAAGGCCAACACCGTCTGCGTCAACATCTTCGTCGGTGCTGCACAGCTCGGCACCGTCACCTTTTTCCTCGTCGGCTGGTTCTGGTCGCTGGCCTGGGGCGTCAAGATGGTCATCCTGGCTG TGGAACACAGAGAGGAACTGAAACAACAACGAGAAAAAGAGCTCCAGGCCTTGGCATTGCGAGCGTTTGGTTCCCCTGGCAACATGCGTCGCTTGCCTGTATGA